The genomic region CCGCAGCAGATCGGCGGGATGCTGACGCAGGCCCCGCAACAACTCATGCAGCCACTGCAGCAGTTGGCACAGCCGCTGCAACAGCTGACATCGATGTTCGGCGGCAAGGGGGGTTCCGGCGGCTCCGGGGCCGTGCCCTTCTCGTCGTTCTCCAACCACCCGTTGGCCGGCGGATCGGGCGCGGGCTCCGGCGGCGGCATGGTCAAGGCGGCGTCGTTGCCGGGTTCCGGCGGTATCGGGGCGCAGACCCCGATGATGGCGAGTCTGATGGGCACCTCCCTGGACGCCTCCGCCATGCGCGCCGGTGCGGGCGGTGGCGCGGTTGGCGGTCTGGCCCCCGTCGCTGCCGGGGGCATGGGTGGCGGCATGGGCATGATGCCGCACCGCGGGGAGTCCGGCGGTGGCTCCTCCTCGTCGCTGGCGGCGCCTGCGGCTCTCGAGTACGACCTGGCCGAGGACGACGTCGACGATGACTGGTGAACGACGATGACTGGTGAACGACGATGACTGGTGAACGACGATGACTGGTGAACGACGATGCGCCACAGGCGAATCGATCAGAGGAGTTGAGCGCTGATGTCAACGTTCGAGAAGCCCCAGGGGATCAGCTGGGACCCAGCCTCGGTGGAGCTTCCCCCCGTGCCGATGTTGCCGCCCGGGCAGGACGCCATGAGCATGACGATTTCCGCTCTGCTTCCCATGCTCGCCGCTCCGCTACAGGCGAGTGTCGCCTCGTTGCAGGCGAAGGAGACGATGTTCTCCGGCAAGTTGGGTGCAGCTCAGGCGGCCTATGAGGGTGCCGACGAGTCCGGAGGTCAGTCGGTCGGACAGCTGAGCAGCATGCTCGGCCAGATGGGTCAGATGGGTCAGCAGGCGGGCCAGGCCGGTCAGGGTGCGGGCGGCGGCTCCGGCATGTTCGGCCAGATGATGCAGCAGGCCATGCAGGCCGCGCAGGGTATCGGTCAGCAGGGCGGTGGCTCACAAGGCGGCGGATCTCCGCAGGGCGGCGCCCCGCAGGGCGGTGGTGCACCCGCCTCGATGGGCCAGGGGCAGGGTCCGGCAGGGGCTCCCGCACAGGCGCCGCGCGAGGAGAACCCGGGTGACAGGCAGGAGCGCACCGAGGCTCGCGAGGATCGCGAGGAACGGCGCGATGACGTGGGCGAACGGCCCCCGGCCGAACAGGGACCCGTAGGCGCGTCGGGACCTGAACCCGGGAGCCACGGAGTGGGTCCCGCCCCCGTCGAGTCATCGCAGCCGCCGCGTCGCAGCGGCGAGGACGACCTCGCGCGCCGAATGTAGCGCCACTGCGGAGACGCGTTCTGCGCGCGACCCGCGCCAGGCGCCTTCAACTATTACCCTCAGTACCGCGGCCCGGCTAGGTTCGGGCCGCAGTAATGCAGCCCGGCCCGCGCCGGGATGTGCCGGGAGGGCCCCATTCACCACCCGGGGGCGGATTGCAGGAGTTGTGAAGTGATGGCGAGCCATACCGAGGTGCGGGCGTGACGGTGCCCCCACCATCGGATCCGCGCCAGCCAGACTCGCTGGAATCGGATGAGGACAACCCCAACAGCGACGTCCACGAAGAGACCGGCCACGAAGACACCGGACCCTTGCGCATTCCCGCGGAACCGCCTGTCGAGCAACCTGATTGGGAGGTCGTGGAGGACGAGTGGCATGCCGAGTCGGGGGTTGACCAGCTGCCCCCCGACTTACTCACTCCAGACCCCGTACCGGATTTCGGCCACCGCGTAGAGCATCCGTCGCGACCCATCCGTCGCTTCGAGCCCCACGACGATGGCCCGTGGTCGGGTGAGTTTGCGCCGCCACCGCCTCCGGTGATCCCGCGCCAGGTGCCGATCCGGGTCAAGCCCAATATCCCCGTGCGCCCCATCGCGATCGCGGCCGCGGTCGTCGTGATCCTGGGCGGACTTGGTTTCTGGATGTTCGGCTCGTCCGACGACGATGCATCGCCGGCGGAGCCGACGACCACGACGTCGGCAGCACCGGTCGCCGACGCCCGGGAGCGACTGCGCGCGCTGCTGCCCCCTGGCTACTCCGATGCCGCCTGCGAGCCCGTTGCGACCCCGAAGGGCGCTGTGGCCAAGTTCGGCTGCGAGCGCAACCTCGATGAGGGCGGCCCTCCGTTGGCGACCTACACGCTGGTCCCCGACAAGGCGTCGCTCAAGGCCGCGTTCGACGACATCATCAAGGGGTCCAACGTCGTTGTCTGCCCGGGCTCGATCCAGTCACCCGGCCCCTGGCGGCGAAATGCCACCCCTCAGAAGGTCGCGGGCACGCTGTTCTGCGGATACCAACGGGACCTCCCGCTCGTGGCGTGGACCGACGACGCCGAACTGTTGGTCAGTGCGATCCGCGGCGACGAGAAGGGGCCGACGCTGCCCCAGCTCTACACCTGGTGGACATCGCACTCCTGATCCGTGCCGATATCGGGCTTGATATGACGGGCCCATATGACGATGGCCGCCGACCTGCCCGGAGGCAGATCGGCGGCCACTGACGTGTCGTATCGCGTCGACGAGGATCAGCTCGGCGGCGGCACCACCACAGTGGTGGTGGGTGCGGCCGAGGCCGGCGTGCCGTGCGACACGGGTGCATCCGACTGGGCTGGAACCTCTTGAGCTGCAGCGGGAACCGGTGCGGGCTCACCCTGTGTGCCCGCCGGAAGCGGTGTGCCCTGGCTGCCTGCGGGGACCGGTGCGCCCTCGGCGGCCGGGACGGCTGCGGGTACGCCAGCGGTGGCGGGCGTGCCCTCGGCGGCCGGGACAGCTGCGGCGGCCGGCGTGCCCTCGGCGGCCGGGACGGCCTCCGCCAGCGGAGTTCCCGAGCTGCCCGCAGGAAGCGGCGCGCCGGGAACGGTACCGGCGCTCGCGGGAAGCGGAGCGCCCTCGGTCACAGTACTCGGCTCGACGATCGTGCCTTCGGGCTTGGTCTCGACCGAGGCGGGCGAGGCTGCCGGGGTCGACGCGGTCTGGCCGCCCCGCGTGGACGGTGAGGACTGGGTGGGCTGCGGAGCCGGAGGCGTCCACACCAGCAAGTCATTGCCACCTGCGTTGTACACCACGCTGTCCGGCTGTGCGCCGGTCACGTCGAAGTAGATCTTGCCGCTGGTCTCCTGGCCCTGGGACAGAGTCGACGGGTTGACACCCTCGGGGGTGGCGACACCGAACAACGCCCGGTAGGTCTGGCCGTCCTTCGCGCGCGCATTGAAGTTCGACACGAAGGGAGTGGCGCCGCCCTGGATGGCCTGGTCGGTGGCGGTGACCTCCCAAAGGGTGCCGGCCGCCTGGTACGGAATGACGTCGGTGCTCTGCTTGAGGCCCGTCACGGTCCAGCCCTGAACGACGTTGCCCTCCACCAACTTGCCCTGGGAACCGATCGGTTGGGTGGTGGGGGCTGCTGCGGCGGCACCCTCTGCGGCTACCTCTGCGGCGGCGATGCCCGCGCCGGCGACGCCGATCGCACCTGCGGCGACCGCAGCGGCGGCCAACTTGGTTATCGTCATGGTGTACTTCACGGTTTCGTGCCCTCCTGAATCGTTTCGTCAATCATTTCGACTGGCGTCATCCCCCGACGGGAATGGTCACGTCAGTCGAAACTAGCAGCTCGACGCCGTCGGCTTGGGGGTACTCGTGAGTCGGTTGGGTACACCACAAGCCAGTGCGCGACAGCCCAATACCCAATTGGCTTTCGGCCAAAACATCGTTCGAGGTATTGGTAATTGATGCTGCGCGAATTCATCGCAAAGGCGGGGCGGCATCGGTGACCAGCGCGAACGGGAGGATCTCTCGAATTCGTCGACGGCAGCAAGAGCCGCTGAATTCGCCAGCGCACCCCAGGTCTCCGTCGGTTACTTCGATGGCGGAGCCATTGCCGCAAGACTCGAGGTTAGTTCAAATCCCGCAGAGCTAAGCGGGAATCAACTCGACGCCGGCGAGTGCCACCGCGTCATCGCGTTCGGGTGCGGTGACGACCGCCTGGAAGCCATCGCCCGCCTTCCAGATGCTCACCTTGAGTGTCTCGCCCGGGAACACGACACCCGCGAACCGGGCGCCGTAGGTTCCCACCCGCGACGTGTCACCGTCGAGGAGCAGATCGGTCATGGCCTTGGCGGTCATGCCGTAAGTGCAGAGGCCGTGCAGGATTGGCCTTGGGAATCCCGCCGCCGAGGCGAACGCCGGATCGGAGTGCAGGGGATTGCGGTCTCCGCACATCCGGTACAGCAGCGCCTGCTGCGGTGAGACCGGGATGGTCAGCTCGAAGTCCGGTGCCCGCGCAGGAGGTTCCGATGACGTCGACGGCCCGCGCTCGCCGCCGAAGTCGCCCTCGCCGCGAGCGAAGATGGACCGCTTCTGGGTCCACAACACAGCCCCCTCGGGTGATTTCACCGTCGTCTCCGACCAGATCACCGCGGCCTTGCCCTTGTCCCAGATGTCGGTGAACCGGGTCACGGCGATACCCGTTCCCGACGCCGGGATGGGACCCGGAACCGTCACGGCCTCGCTGCCGTGCAGCACCCTGCTCAGCTCGATGTCGATGCCCGGGAACTTAACCGCCGGAGGCTCTGTCATGTGGAAGCTCTGTGCAACGTTGCCGAACGTCGGAAGCACCTGCGGCTTGTCGTCGATCAGGTAGCGCAACTCGCGTGGATCCATGGGATCCGAGCCTGCACCGAGGCCGAGGTGGTAGAGCTGCACATCGCTACTAGTCCAAGAGAATTCGGCCGGGGGCAGCTCCGCACCCAATGCAACGTCGAGGTCGATTGGCACCGTTACTCCTTGCCTGCGAGGTGAAGCGCCGCCAGATATCCGAAGGCCATCGCGGGCCCAATCGTGCCGCCGGGCCCAGGATAGGTATGGCCCATCACCGGCGAACTTACGTTGCCCGCAGCGTACAACCCCTCGATGATCGAGTCGTCGTCTCGTAGCGCACGGCCGTGCACATCGGTGCGGACGCCGCCCTTGGTGCCCAGATCGCCCGGCACCATCTTCGCCGCGTAGTACGGGCCGTGGCTGATCTCGCCGAGGTTCGGGTTGGGCTTGTTGGTCGGATCGCCGTAGTAGCGGTCATAGGCGCTCTCGCCGCGCTTGAAGTCCTCGTCGACACCGCTGCGGGCGAAGCCGTTGAACCGCTCCACGGTCGCCTTGAAGGCGTCGGTGGGCAGCCCGGTCTTCTCGGCGAGCTCCTCGAGGGTGTCGGCCTTGACGATGACACCGGACTCCAGCCACTTCTTCGGAATCCGTTGGCCGGGCTGAAGTCCGGCGAAGATGAACCGATCGCGGTACTGCTGGTCGAACACCAACCAGGCCGGGATGTTCTCACCCGGTCCGGGACCCTGGCCGTGCTCGCC from Mycolicibacterium sp. YH-1 harbors:
- a CDS encoding PE domain-containing protein, whose amino-acid sequence is MSTFEKPQGISWDPASVELPPVPMLPPGQDAMSMTISALLPMLAAPLQASVASLQAKETMFSGKLGAAQAAYEGADESGGQSVGQLSSMLGQMGQMGQQAGQAGQGAGGGSGMFGQMMQQAMQAAQGIGQQGGGSQGGGSPQGGAPQGGGAPASMGQGQGPAGAPAQAPREENPGDRQERTEAREDREERRDDVGERPPAEQGPVGASGPEPGSHGVGPAPVESSQPPRRSGEDDLARRM
- a CDS encoding MPT63 family protein; the protein is MTITKLAAAAVAAGAIGVAGAGIAAAEVAAEGAAAAAPTTQPIGSQGKLVEGNVVQGWTVTGLKQSTDVIPYQAAGTLWEVTATDQAIQGGATPFVSNFNARAKDGQTYRALFGVATPEGVNPSTLSQGQETSGKIYFDVTGAQPDSVVYNAGGNDLLVWTPPAPQPTQSSPSTRGGQTASTPAASPASVETKPEGTIVEPSTVTEGAPLPASAGTVPGAPLPAGSSGTPLAEAVPAAEGTPAAAAVPAAEGTPATAGVPAAVPAAEGAPVPAGSQGTPLPAGTQGEPAPVPAAAQEVPAQSDAPVSHGTPASAAPTTTVVVPPPS
- a CDS encoding MaoC/PaaZ C-terminal domain-containing protein; this encodes MPIDLDVALGAELPPAEFSWTSSDVQLYHLGLGAGSDPMDPRELRYLIDDKPQVLPTFGNVAQSFHMTEPPAVKFPGIDIELSRVLHGSEAVTVPGPIPASGTGIAVTRFTDIWDKGKAAVIWSETTVKSPEGAVLWTQKRSIFARGEGDFGGERGPSTSSEPPARAPDFELTIPVSPQQALLYRMCGDRNPLHSDPAFASAAGFPRPILHGLCTYGMTAKAMTDLLLDGDTSRVGTYGARFAGVVFPGETLKVSIWKAGDGFQAVVTAPERDDAVALAGVELIPA